A genomic window from Clostridium aceticum includes:
- a CDS encoding sodium:solute symporter family protein translates to MNIPLLIVIGYMIALILISTYSRRLMSKKDSKNYFFAGKSLPWYLVCVMVAGAGIGGGNTVGVAENAYAAGLASGWYTASSSAGALTFALLMLHKVMKTNITTVSQIFLKIFGARDGLISVIVQIIFMFGINSLQIIAGGAILTSLLPTVFSFTTGMFISLVLYLAIALIGGYLAASISNLINVLVIYIGLIIGVIASLNQYNGLEAIKMTLPVGDHWLHFTEGIGFSVILGWFIVMMLNTPPNQAHIQVTAASKDYKSAKKGMIAAAILMAPIGFLAAFLGVVAASQFPGLESRAMALPMVVSSLGPWIAGFVLSGLWAASVSTATGVLMGLTTIITKDLIIKFINPQMSEIKQVVVSKGLLLVTGITGFLVALKISSILGFLLQLATLFVPYALIVVGIFYVPKFIKQSTCFWTVLTGILIILIWNLMPSFRIVSQIIYLALPACLITMVLCNIFDKRSIHPEILYNKEELEDATVKS, encoded by the coding sequence ATGAATATACCTTTACTTATAGTAATTGGATATATGATAGCTCTAATTCTAATATCTACTTATTCTAGGAGATTAATGAGCAAGAAGGATTCCAAAAACTATTTTTTCGCAGGAAAAAGTCTGCCTTGGTATTTAGTATGTGTGATGGTGGCCGGTGCAGGTATAGGAGGAGGAAATACCGTAGGTGTGGCAGAGAACGCCTATGCTGCGGGTCTAGCTTCAGGTTGGTATACTGCTTCTAGTTCTGCAGGTGCATTAACTTTTGCACTTCTTATGTTACACAAGGTGATGAAAACCAATATTACCACCGTCAGTCAAATATTTCTTAAAATTTTTGGTGCAAGAGATGGTCTAATCAGTGTGATTGTTCAAATTATATTTATGTTTGGTATAAATTCCCTGCAAATTATTGCAGGAGGAGCAATTTTAACGTCACTTTTACCAACTGTATTTTCCTTTACTACAGGAATGTTTATATCTTTAGTATTATACTTAGCAATAGCTTTGATAGGGGGCTATTTAGCAGCCAGTATATCAAATTTAATTAATGTGCTTGTGATTTATATAGGGTTGATCATAGGAGTAATAGCAAGTTTAAACCAGTACAATGGTTTAGAAGCTATTAAAATGACACTGCCAGTAGGAGATCACTGGTTACATTTTACTGAGGGAATAGGGTTCTCTGTTATCCTTGGATGGTTTATTGTTATGATGCTAAATACGCCACCAAATCAAGCTCATATTCAAGTGACAGCAGCATCGAAGGACTATAAAAGTGCAAAAAAAGGGATGATTGCAGCAGCTATTTTGATGGCACCTATAGGATTTTTAGCAGCCTTTCTCGGTGTAGTGGCAGCATCACAATTTCCTGGTCTGGAAAGTAGAGCAATGGCGCTTCCAATGGTGGTAAGCAGTTTAGGTCCTTGGATTGCAGGTTTTGTTTTATCGGGTCTTTGGGCAGCAAGTGTTTCTACTGCAACTGGGGTTCTAATGGGGCTAACTACAATCATAACAAAGGATTTAATTATTAAATTTATCAACCCTCAAATGTCGGAAATAAAACAAGTTGTTGTTTCAAAAGGACTTCTATTAGTTACAGGTATTACAGGATTTCTAGTGGCTTTAAAGATAAGCAGTATTTTAGGATTTTTATTACAACTTGCTACCTTATTTGTACCCTATGCACTTATTGTTGTAGGTATATTTTATGTACCTAAGTTTATTAAGCAGAGTACATGTTTTTGGACGGTTTTGACGGGGATCTTGATCATCTTAATATGGAATTTGATGCCTTCTTTCCGTATCGTAAGCCAAATTATATATTTAGCACTTCCAGCATGCTTAATAACGATGGTGTTATGTAATATTTTTGACAAAAGATCTATTCATCCAGAAATTCTTTATAACAAGGAAGAGTTGGAAGATGCTACAGTTAAATCTTAA
- a CDS encoding uroporphyrinogen decarboxylase family protein, whose translation MADVKALQQERISIFRDVYDNKIPKRVPVNISLPFEPIAEFGGIDLVEAQWHPTLIEEAVDRLCQTLYSDICPNGGSLRYPSFYQTLESQSFVMGSNGFFQHPEVEGMLPEEYDYLIEKPYDCLLEKVIPRQYKAVNLNDPINTAISISKSLLGYRNDFMETGMITAKMVERYGYYTGVPVTAGGFTEAPFDFLADQLRGFKGVSMDVRRMPEKVAEACEALYPIVLKKGMPKTISNYASVFLPLHMPTFMREKDFAKLWWPSFKKLLDEYASMGIHCRIFCEDDWTRYLDYLYELPTDTIMMFEYGDPKLIKEKLGKKHIITGLYPLTMLKTHTKQQCVDKAKEMIDILAPGGKYIFSLDKNPLSIRDINMENFCAVTECVRDYGVYSNPSEIAGMQFNKKDYKALPSRKIESKYYRTWEQYKAQNPSVSDFGAEKLQGFEDTLFQYLMFLLL comes from the coding sequence ATGGCAGATGTTAAGGCACTACAACAAGAAAGAATAAGTATTTTTCGTGATGTATACGATAATAAAATCCCAAAACGGGTTCCTGTAAATATCAGTTTGCCATTTGAACCCATTGCTGAGTTTGGAGGAATTGATTTAGTAGAGGCCCAGTGGCATCCTACACTAATCGAAGAAGCAGTAGATCGGCTTTGCCAAACCTTATACTCTGATATCTGTCCAAATGGAGGATCTCTCCGATATCCTTCATTTTATCAAACACTAGAATCTCAATCCTTTGTTATGGGTTCAAATGGATTTTTCCAGCATCCTGAGGTAGAGGGTATGTTACCAGAAGAGTATGATTATCTTATTGAAAAGCCTTATGATTGTTTATTAGAAAAAGTTATACCAAGACAATACAAAGCAGTAAATCTAAATGATCCTATCAATACGGCAATAAGTATTTCAAAAAGTTTACTAGGTTATAGAAATGACTTTATGGAAACAGGGATGATTACAGCTAAGATGGTAGAAAGATATGGTTATTATACGGGTGTACCAGTTACTGCTGGAGGATTTACAGAAGCCCCCTTTGATTTTCTAGCGGATCAGTTGAGAGGTTTTAAAGGTGTTAGTATGGACGTGAGAAGAATGCCTGAAAAAGTAGCAGAAGCTTGTGAAGCTTTGTATCCTATTGTACTTAAAAAAGGTATGCCGAAAACCATATCAAACTATGCCTCAGTATTTTTACCGTTACATATGCCTACATTTATGAGGGAGAAGGATTTTGCTAAATTATGGTGGCCTAGTTTTAAAAAGTTATTAGATGAGTATGCCTCAATGGGAATACATTGTCGTATTTTCTGTGAAGACGACTGGACTAGATATCTTGACTATTTATATGAATTACCTACAGATACAATCATGATGTTTGAATATGGCGATCCTAAGTTGATCAAAGAAAAATTAGGAAAAAAACATATTATAACAGGTCTTTACCCTTTAACAATGTTAAAAACCCATACAAAGCAACAGTGTGTGGATAAAGCGAAGGAAATGATAGATATACTAGCTCCTGGTGGAAAATATATTTTCTCCTTAGACAAAAATCCGCTTTCCATTAGAGATATCAACATGGAAAATTTCTGTGCTGTAACAGAGTGTGTTAGAGACTATGGTGTATATAGCAATCCCAGTGAAATAGCTGGTATGCAGTTTAATAAAAAAGATTATAAAGCTCTTCCTTCAAGAAAAATAGAGAGCAAGTACTACAGAACATGGGAGCAGTACAAAGCACAAAATCCAAGTGTATCAGATTTTGGGGCAGAAAAGCTACAAGGATTTGAAGATACTTTATTCCAATACCTTATGTTTTTACTGTTATAA
- a CDS encoding sigma-54 interaction domain-containing protein, with protein MNENSLDIKELQSMVEDLTRKNQELIEENQQLKFKINLMDNILDNMCEAVHAVDKEGKVIVYSRSSEKYSHWTKEEAIGQHESDLWKQPTNFKLDKNEIIRTRKPIKNVEMIGNSSTGNQFHVIAGFYPYFEEGEYKAFYYTGKDITSLDFFVKEPLELQNYTGEDDGVKNLNNGTKYTLEDIIGNSVSIQECKNKARKIANYNSNILLYGETGTGKELFAQGIHNEGFYTFEPFIAFNCSAVPETLIESLLFGTVKGAFTGAENTIGLFEQVGKGTLFLDEINSMPLTMQAKLLRVLQEKKIRRIGGNKDIDIECCVISATNIDPQEAVKKNILREDLYYRIATVVLNIPSLKERKEDIPILISYFIKALNKKLRKHIKGVDPKVLDYLGAYHWPGNVRELLNILECAVMFSDQHQVTLTPELFPPYIFYSKNKMDFEKIDRPKEVFTTHEDHAKDLRTLLDAYEKKLILNAINDSEKNISMAAKNLGIDRKSLYRKIEKLNIEY; from the coding sequence ATGAATGAAAACTCATTAGATATAAAAGAACTTCAAAGTATGGTGGAAGATTTGACTAGAAAAAATCAAGAGCTTATAGAAGAAAATCAACAGTTAAAATTTAAAATAAACTTGATGGATAATATTCTAGACAATATGTGTGAAGCTGTACATGCTGTTGATAAAGAAGGGAAGGTAATTGTTTATTCCAGGTCCAGTGAAAAATACAGTCATTGGACAAAGGAAGAAGCCATTGGACAACATGAGTCTGATTTATGGAAACAACCAACAAATTTTAAATTAGATAAAAATGAAATTATTAGAACAAGAAAACCTATAAAAAACGTTGAAATGATAGGTAATTCCTCCACTGGAAACCAATTTCATGTGATTGCAGGGTTTTATCCATACTTTGAAGAGGGAGAGTATAAAGCCTTTTATTATACTGGAAAAGATATAACAAGCCTAGATTTTTTCGTCAAAGAGCCCCTTGAACTTCAAAATTATACAGGCGAAGATGATGGTGTGAAGAATCTGAATAATGGTACTAAATATACTTTAGAGGACATCATCGGAAATAGTGTATCTATTCAAGAGTGTAAAAACAAGGCTAGGAAAATTGCAAATTATAATTCTAATATATTACTTTATGGGGAAACTGGTACAGGGAAAGAATTATTTGCTCAAGGAATTCATAATGAGGGATTCTATACTTTTGAGCCCTTTATTGCCTTTAATTGTTCAGCTGTGCCAGAAACATTAATAGAAAGTCTTTTATTTGGAACAGTGAAGGGTGCTTTTACAGGAGCAGAAAATACCATAGGTTTGTTTGAACAAGTAGGAAAAGGAACACTTTTTTTGGATGAAATAAACTCTATGCCCCTCACAATGCAGGCGAAACTTTTGCGTGTGCTACAGGAGAAAAAAATTCGCCGTATAGGGGGTAACAAGGACATAGATATTGAATGCTGCGTGATAAGTGCAACCAATATTGATCCTCAAGAGGCTGTAAAAAAGAATATATTAAGAGAAGATTTGTATTATAGAATAGCAACTGTTGTATTAAACATACCTTCATTGAAAGAGAGAAAAGAAGATATTCCTATTTTAATTAGTTATTTCATTAAAGCTTTAAACAAAAAACTAAGAAAGCATATCAAAGGTGTAGATCCTAAGGTGCTAGATTATTTAGGGGCATATCACTGGCCAGGAAATGTCAGGGAACTCCTAAATATCTTAGAATGTGCTGTGATGTTTTCAGACCAGCATCAAGTTACCTTAACGCCTGAACTTTTTCCTCCCTATATTTTCTATTCAAAAAATAAAATGGATTTTGAAAAAATAGACAGACCAAAAGAAGTTTTTACTACCCATGAGGATCATGCAAAAGACTTGCGGACACTTTTAGATGCTTATGAAAAAAAACTTATTTTAAATGCCATCAATGACAGCGAAAAAAATATTTCTATGGCAGCTAAAAATTTAGGAATAGATCGAAAGTCCTTATATAGAAAAATAGAAAAGCTTAATATAGAATACTAA
- a CDS encoding DUF892 family protein: MNIQLTQKETMLLKDQQSHEEMCIKKYNNYANQAQDPQLKQLFKDHASQEQQHLDSINQLLNGQIPNTGQQNQQQSQQQNQQTQQNIQSANQNQNTANNSMDADLCNDLLMTEKYVSATYNTAIFEFTNTNVRQILNHIQKEEQQHGEDIFNYMQSHGMYQPQ, encoded by the coding sequence ATGAATATACAACTAACACAAAAAGAAACCATGCTTTTGAAGGATCAACAAAGTCACGAGGAGATGTGTATTAAGAAGTATAACAACTATGCAAATCAAGCACAAGACCCTCAACTGAAACAGTTATTTAAAGATCATGCTTCACAGGAACAACAGCATCTTGATAGCATTAATCAACTGCTCAATGGTCAAATTCCTAATACTGGTCAACAAAATCAGCAACAAAGCCAACAACAAAATCAACAGACACAACAAAATATTCAAAGTGCTAATCAAAATCAAAACACAGCCAACAATAGTATGGATGCTGATTTATGTAACGATCTATTGATGACAGAAAAGTATGTATCAGCTACCTACAATACAGCTATTTTTGAATTTACCAATACCAATGTACGTCAAATTCTAAATCACATTCAAAAAGAAGAGCAACAGCATGGAGAAGATATTTTCAATTATATGCAAAGCCATGGTATGTATCAGCCTCAATAA